In Hevea brasiliensis isolate MT/VB/25A 57/8 chromosome 13, ASM3005281v1, whole genome shotgun sequence, a single genomic region encodes these proteins:
- the LOC131171911 gene encoding 26S proteasome regulatory subunit 8 homolog A-like produces MATVGLETKQPESIMVEETCSAKTAGKQGEGLRQYYLQHIHELQLQVRQKTHNLNRLEAQRNELNSRVRMLREELQLLQEPGSYVGEVVKVMGKNKVLVKVHPEGKYVVDIDKNIDITKITPSTRVALRNDSYVLHLILPSKVDPLVNLMKVEKVPDSTYDMIGGLDQQIKEIKEVIELPIKHPELFESLGIAQPKGVLLYGPPGTGKTLLARAVAHHTDCTFIRVSGSELVQKYIGEGSRMVRELFVMAREHAPSIIFMDEIDSIGSSRMESGSGNGDSEVQRTMLELLNQLDGFEASNKIKVLMATNRIDILDQALLRPGRIDRKIEFPNPNEESRLDILKIHSRRMNLMRGIDLKKIAEKMNGASGAELKAVCTEAGMFALRERRVHVTQEDFEMAVAKVTKKETEKNMSLRKLWK; encoded by the exons ATGGCGACGGTAGGGTTGGAAACTAAGCAACCGGAATCAATTATGGTGGAGGAGACATGCTCCGCTAAGACGGCTGGGAAACAAGGGGAGGGGCTGAGGCAATACTATCTACAACACATTCATGAGCTCCAGCTTCAGGTTCGCCAAAAGACTCACAATCTCAATCGTCTTGAAGCTCAGCGTAATGAGCTTAATTCCAGGG TGAGAATGCTTAGGGAAGAATTACAGCTACTTCAGGAACCTGGTTCATATGTTGGTGAAGTTGTCAAAGTAATGGGGAAAAATAAGGTGTTAGTTAAG GTTCACCCAGAAGGGAAATATGTTGttgatattgataaaaatattgaTATCACTAAGATCACCCCATCAACAAGGGTTGCCCTCCGTAATGACAGCTATGTTCTTCACTTGATCTTGCCTAGCAAAGTGGATCCATTGGTCAACCTTATGAAAGTTGAAAAGGTTCCAGATTCTACATATGACATGATTGGTGGTCTGGACCAACAAATTAAGGAGATAAAGGAG GTCATTGAACTTCCAATTAAACATCCTGAATTGTTTGAAAGTCTTGGAATTGCTCAACCCAAG GGTGTTCTTCTGTATGGACCACCTGGTACTGGAAAGACACTACTAGCTAGGGCTGTAGCGCATCATACTGATTGTACTTTCATTAGGGTTTCTGGCTCTGAATTGGTTCAGAAGTACATTGGTGAAGGCTCTAGAATGGTCAGAGAACTCTTTGTTATGGCAAG GGAACATGCTCCATCTATCATTTTCATGGATGAAATTGACAGTATCGGTTCTTCTAGAATGGAATCTGGGAGTGGAAATGGTGACAGTGAAGTCCAGCGGACTATGCTGGAGCTTCTCAATCAGCTGGATGGATTTGAAGCATCAAACAAGATCAAG GTTTTGATGGCAACTAATCGTATTGATATTCTGGATCAAGCTCTCCTTAGGCCTGGACGGATTGACAGGAAAATAGAATTTCCAAATCCTAATGAAGAG TCACGTCTGGATATCTTGAAAATCCATTCAAGAAGAATGAATTTAATGCGTGGGATTGATTTAAAGAAGATTGCAGAGAAGATGAATGGTGCATCTGGGGCAGAGCTGAAG GCTGTTTGCACGGAGGCAGGAATGTTTGCGCTAAGGGAGAGGAGGGTCCACGTAACACAGGAAGATTTTGAGATGGCAGTAGCAAAGGTCACGAAGAAGGAGACGGAGAAGAACATGTCATTACGGAAGCTttggaaataa
- the LOC131168794 gene encoding uncharacterized protein LOC131168794, with amino-acid sequence MDKKRVAVPLVCHGHSRPVVDLFYSPITPDGFFLISASKDSSPMLRNGETGDWIGTFEGHKGAVWSCCLDTNALRAASGSADFTAKVWDALTGDELHSFEHKHIVRACAFSEDTRLLLTGGVEKVLRILDLSRPDAPPREVDKSPGSVRTVAWLHTDQTILSSCTDMGGVRLWDVRSGKIVQTLETKSSVTSAEVSQDGRYITTCDGSTVKFWDANHFGLVKSYNMPCTVESASLEPKYGNKFIAGGEDMWIHVFDFHTGDEIACNKGHHGPVHCVRFSPGGESYASGSEDGTIRIWQTGPLTHDENVGFTANGSIGNVSVTAEEVSRKIEGFHVSEDGRAKEKEEAGKD; translated from the exons ATGGATAAGAAAAGAGTGGCGGTTCCACTTGTGTGCCATGGTCATTCTCGCCCTGTTGTGGATTTGTTTTACAGTCCAATCACTCCAGATGGCTTCTTCCTCATCAGTGCGAGCAAGG ATTCTAGTCCCATGCTTAGAAATGGAGAGACTGGTGATTGGATTGGAACGTTTGAAGGGCATAAGGGTGCAGTGTGGAGTTGCTGTTTGGACACTAATGCTTTACGGGCTGCTTCTGGTTCTGCTGACTTTACTGC GAAAGTGTGGGATGCATTAACTGGGGATGAACTGCATTCATTTGAACACAAACACATTGTTCGAGCTTGTGCATTTTCAGAG GATACTCGCCTTCTGCTCACTGGGGGAGTGGAGAAAGTCCTTCGCATTCTTGATTTGAGTCGTCCAGATGCACCTCCAAGAGAAGTTGATAAGTCTCCTGGCTCGGTGAGGACTGTTGCATGGCTTCACACTGATCAGACGATACTAAGTTCTTGCACTGACATGGGGGGTGTGAG ACTATGGGATGTTAGAAGTGGAAAGATAGTGCAAACACTTGAGACCAAATCATCTGTAACCAGTGCCGAAGTGAGTCAAGATGGTCGATATATAACAACTTGTGATGGTTCTACAGTGAAATTTTGGGATGCAAACCA CTTTGGGTTAGTGAAGAGCTACAACATGCCTTGCACAGTAGAATCAGCTTCATTGGAACCCAAGTACGGGAATAAGTTCATTGCTGGAGGAGAAGATATGTGGATTCATGTATTTGATTTTCATACTGGCGACGAGATAG CATGCAACAAGGGTCATCATGGTCCTGTTCACTGTGTGCGTTTCTCACCTGGAGGGGAATCATATGCCTCTGGATCTGAGGATGGAACCATCAGAATATGGCAGACAGGCCCTTTGACACATGATGAGAATGTGGGATTCACAGCAAATGGATCAATTGGAAATGTGAGCGTAACAGCGGAAGAAGTTTCTCGCAAGATTGAGGGCTTCCACGTTTCGGAAGATGGGAGGgccaaagaaaaggaagaagcagGGAAGGACTGA